The DNA sequence TGTTCAATTTTCGACCTGATCGAGCAAGGCAATTGATTAAGGCAATTAGCTTGCCTGACTTCGATCAATTCGCTAGGGAATATACTCCCAAACCAAATGTATTAACCTTTACTCAATATGAAGCCAACCTGCCAGTCTCAGTAGCCTTTCCTCCTGAATCTCTTGAAGATCTTCTTGGAGAAGTAATTTCCAAACATGGACTTCTACAATATAGAACTGCTGAAACCGAAAAATATCCTCATGTCACTTACTTCCTAAATGGTGGGATTGAAAAACCATTACCAGGTGAACATCGTCATCTAGTTCCATCGCCACGTGTCGCGACATATGACATGACTCCAGCCATGTCAGCTGACATACTCACTGAAAGTTGTTTAAAAGCTATAGAAAGTGGGCTCTATTCACTAATAGTAATTAATTATGCTAATCCAGACATGGTTGGTCATACAGGTGTAATGGAAGCAGCTAAAGAAGCGATCAATAAAGTTGACACTTGCATTGGGCGAATTCTTGATTCAACAGGAAAAATGAGTGGAACTTTGCTAATAACAGCCGATCATGGAAATGCTGAAGTCATGAAAGGGGCTGACGGCCAACCTTGGACAGCTCATACGACAAATCCAGTCCCTGTAATTATTATTGAAGGCGAGAAGCGAAAGCTATCTGGAGAAGGGAATTCAATTCAATTACGTCAAGGGGGAGGTTTGGCAGACATAGCTCCTACAGTGCTTCAATTACTTTCGTTACCGAAACCAAAAGTAATGACTGGGTCGTCATTAATTGAGAATATAGAAACTCCTACAATTCCTTCTAGGGTTACTCAAACTGCTTAAGGAAATTTATTTATGCTTATTTCTGCAATAACTTGGATATGGGTAAGTAGTGGCCTACTTCTTATATTTCTAGTACTTCTACATAGTCCCAAAGGAGATGGTATGGGAGGTCTTGCTGCGAGTGGTAGCTCAATGTTCTCTAGTGCAAGTAGTGCAGAGTCAACTTTAAATAAAGCCACCTGGACGTGCCTAGCCATTTTCCTAGGACTTGCAATTATCCTTAGCGCAGGATGGTTAAAGTAGGATTAATGTTCTAACAGTAGTCTTTTCAAGTAAAATCTAAAGATATATGAAAGTAATTAAAAAGGCCGCTCCTTTAATATTTTTACTTTCATTAAGCTCAAATCATGGACATAGCACTTTAAAGAAGTGTGACGTTATATATGGAGAAAGGATAGGCGAAAAAGCCCTAGAGGAGAAGCATTTTAAGGAAAGACTAACTCCAGATACAAAAAATAAATATGGACTGGAATGTTACCAAATAGGAGTTGAGCATGATGACAAAAAAGCTCCATTACCTAGCAAGCCCATCTATGCTTGTTGCCAAAAAATCTAAATTGTTAATCTTCAAATTAAACTAAACTTGCATAAAAAAAAGAGGGCCTATGCCCTCTTTTTTTTATGCAAGTTTAGAAACTTATTGACTATTAATTAATAATCGAAGTCTCCTCCCATTCCGGCACCAGCGGAAGCAGCATCTTTCTTCTCAGGCAAATCAGCAACTATACATTCAGTGGTAAGAACCATACCTGCAATTGAGGCAGCATTCTGTAAACCTGAACGAGTAACTTTTGCTGGATCAACAATTCCTGCATTAAGCATGTCCACATATTCTCCAGAAGCAGCGTTGTAACCATCATTAACAGGCTTATTTTTTACATGCTCTGCGATTACCGCTCCATTTGCACCAGCATTTTCAGCAATGCGCATTAATGGTGCTGTTAAGGCAGCTTCAACAATATTTGCTCCTATAAGCTCTTCTCCAGAAAGATTATTACTAGCCCAAGATTGAAGTTCAGGAGAAAGATGAGCGAGTGTTGTTCCACCTCCAGGGACTATGCCCTCTTCAACTGCTGCTTTAGTTGCATTAATTGCATCTTCTAAACGAAGTTTCTTATCTTTCATTTCAGTCTCAGTAGCTGCACCGACTTTGACTACAGCAACTCCACCAGCAAGTTTTGCAAGACGTTCCTGTAATTTTTCCTTGTCATAAGTTGAATCGGTCTCATCCATTTGCTTCTTTATTTGCTCGCATCTTGCTTTGACTGCAACCTCATTACCTTCAGCAACAATGGTTGTCGTATCTTTGTTGATGGTTACTCTTCTAGAAGTGCCAAGCATTTCCAATGTGGCATTCTCTAGCTTCAGGCCAGCATCTTCAGTAATCAGCTGTCCATTAGTCAATACAGCCATATCTTCAAGCATTGCCTTTCTACGATCACCAAAACCAGGAGCCTTTACAGCTGCAACATTGAGGACACCACGTAAACGATTAACAACCAATGTTGCAAGAGCCTCCTTCTCAATATCCTCAGCGACAATTAATAATGGTTTGCCAGTTTTGGCAATTTGCTCAAGAACTGGAACAAGATCCTGAACTAAACCAATCTTTTTATCTGTGAGAAGGATATAAGGCTCGTCCAAAACCGCCTCCATTCTCTCAGTGTCAGTAGCGAAATAAGGAGATATATATCCCTTGTCAAAACGCATTCCTTCAGTGACTTCAAGTTCTGTCGTCATAGACTTTCCTTCTTCAAGAGAAATCACTCCTTCCTTGCCAACCTTATCCATAGCACTGGCAATCATCTGACCAACTTCCTCATCATTCCCTGCAGCAATTGTCCCGCATTGAGCAATGGCATTACTGTCACTAATCGGCTTAGCC is a window from the Prochlorococcus marinus str. MIT 9211 genome containing:
- the groL gene encoding chaperonin GroEL (60 kDa chaperone family; promotes refolding of misfolded polypeptides especially under stressful conditions; forms two stacked rings of heptamers to form a barrel-shaped 14mer; ends can be capped by GroES; misfolded proteins enter the barrel where they are refolded when GroES binds), whose translation is MAKRIIYNEQARRALERGIDILAESVAVTLGPKGRNVVLEKKFGAPQIINDGVTIAKEIELEDHIENTGVALIRQAASKTNDAAGDGTTTATVLAHAMVKAGLRNVAAGANAITLKKGIDKATDFLVKKIQEQAKPISDSNAIAQCGTIAAGNDEEVGQMIASAMDKVGKEGVISLEEGKSMTTELEVTEGMRFDKGYISPYFATDTERMEAVLDEPYILLTDKKIGLVQDLVPVLEQIAKTGKPLLIVAEDIEKEALATLVVNRLRGVLNVAAVKAPGFGDRRKAMLEDMAVLTNGQLITEDAGLKLENATLEMLGTSRRVTINKDTTTIVAEGNEVAVKARCEQIKKQMDETDSTYDKEKLQERLAKLAGGVAVVKVGAATETEMKDKKLRLEDAINATKAAVEEGIVPGGGTTLAHLSPELQSWASNNLSGEELIGANIVEAALTAPLMRIAENAGANGAVIAEHVKNKPVNDGYNAASGEYVDMLNAGIVDPAKVTRSGLQNAASIAGMVLTTECIVADLPEKKDAASAGAGMGGDFDY
- the secG gene encoding preprotein translocase subunit SecG encodes the protein MLISAITWIWVSSGLLLIFLVLLHSPKGDGMGGLAASGSSMFSSASSAESTLNKATWTCLAIFLGLAIILSAGWLK
- the gpmI gene encoding 2,3-bisphosphoglycerate-independent phosphoglycerate mutase, whose amino-acid sequence is MPQIPSSSNIKKPGGVAPVVLAILDGWGHSEKFEDNAIKNADTPIMDALWQAYPHTLIEASGADVGLPDRQMGNSEVGHLTIGAGRIIQQELVRITNTVRSNKLFEIDALKDLAELLKANKKTLHIIGLCSDGGVHSHINHLCGLLDWSSNQGIQKVAVHAFTDGRDTPAQSAKKYLEIITEKLNSSDIGELTSLCGRYWAMDRDNRWERTSKAYELLTNPNFPICDSSPEELIANSYQEGVTDEFLEPVRFKRSYIENGDGVIMFNFRPDRARQLIKAISLPDFDQFAREYTPKPNVLTFTQYEANLPVSVAFPPESLEDLLGEVISKHGLLQYRTAETEKYPHVTYFLNGGIEKPLPGEHRHLVPSPRVATYDMTPAMSADILTESCLKAIESGLYSLIVINYANPDMVGHTGVMEAAKEAINKVDTCIGRILDSTGKMSGTLLITADHGNAEVMKGADGQPWTAHTTNPVPVIIIEGEKRKLSGEGNSIQLRQGGGLADIAPTVLQLLSLPKPKVMTGSSLIENIETPTIPSRVTQTA